tgcaacaaaaaaatcaaaaaattaaatggTCAACGGTCAAAAATGTCAGGGACCATTTAAAAACGAGATCTCGCCGCTAAAGCTCACCAAttgcaataaaatctaaaaaattctAACCATATAATTCCTATATTTTAATTCGCTCGTGCACTGTCACGAGTTAGTTATTGATGAAGaaaataaacattaataaaTGACTTAAAAAGAGAATAATAAAGTAAACATGTACCGGCGGTAAATCACGGGGATGAGACCTCGGTTGCGGAGGGGACCAGATTCTCCTGAGATAGCCAGTCGACCAAAAGCCGCGCCACTAAGATCAAAGTGAGTGTTGGTTTTTGAACAGCCGGGACACTCGTCGGTGATGATGACGGTGACGGCTCTCCGGGAACATATACTCCTGTCCAAGCACCGAACCTTGTAACAAGCTCCGCAGCCTTCACCGTTTTTGAAGAGGATAGGATTCACCGCTCCAACCCTCGCATGTAACGGTTTCACGTCCACCAACGTACCGTACCCACACGCTCCTCCTGTATTACGGTATGTAATGAGAAAAAAGTTTCTACATTTCTATCACTATATAGTGTGAAGTGAGGTTTAATTATGTGTTTACCATCACTTCCGTCGCCGTTGGCGCTTCCATACCAGGTGGCAACTGCAGGAAGCCAATGCGACTTTGAGGCGTGGCTATTGGTCGTCACTGGAGCGGAGGAGCTATTCAGAAGCCGCAGGAAAATGCAGAGCGTGGCTAAGATGATGGCCAGAGAGAGCTGCATTTTACCCCAAGAAGTATGTTTTGCCGAcagtgagagagagaaagtgagtgagtgagtgagtgagtTGTGGAACTGATATGtcagtgttgttgttgttatataGAGAAAAAGAAGCAAACTGCTTTTCTGtggtttctctttttgtttgaaGTCTTTGCCAGTTTGGTCCCTTGCCGTTGCTCTTATTAACGGTGAGATGCCACACTGATAAGACCTACCGACAGTTAAGGCGTAGATTTCGCTCGATCCAGTGCGTAATCGTCATGGGACCTATAGGGGTAATTTGGTACATTTTTAGTTTAGACCGTTGTTAATCTCCCGCAGATTCTGTGGAGGAGAAGAGGAATCCGTTAAGACACTGACTTGCCCTTGCCCAATCTCTTATCTTCAGATTTGTTTTCTTCCTGTTTATTTTTTCACGTGTTATGTTCTTAGATTTTATGTTTCATtacatatatattgatatataatttagttatatacaaaCTTAAACATCTGTACTAGTACATTTTTACAAAACTACTACTGTTTGTGTATATTAGTCGATGAAATGATTGAGTGTACTTGAATGGAGGGatgaatatattatatgatttacGTAAAGCAAAACTTTGTGGCCAATCTCGTACGCACAACGCATGAATCATTGCCATTGCgaatatatactataataatagAGGTAACGGTTTTCACGCTAATTCGTATGCTATAACGAACAACCACCTTTAGCTCACTAGTGACATATTAGTTCGTTGTTTTGTTATTATTGACGATGGTAGGGCAATAGATAATAACTATATGATGGTCACTCAGTCCCAGATCTTATTAAAAGGTGGATCCacgatttgttttattttataagcaaagcatgttggataattccaagcttgtggaaacttaatatattattagatgtttaatatgttaagataaacacaataaggaaactTAGAAATAGGAaaggaagtttctatttagattaggtttgtgttttccatatcccacatgttaaagggaattgtctttcatataaatataggtctaatggagaggtgttccaaAAGATCTAAGTAAAACATATTGAGAgttttagttttgagtagtttctaaagctaataagaaaagttgttcttataactctttgtgtttctaagagatttgaattggtatcagagcctcaggTTGGAGACTCGATCTAAGCTTAAGTTGTAGCTTAAGATCCTGGTGCTTGTGAACAAGAGATCGCGACGGCAAGATGGCTGACGTGACTAGGGCTCCACGCACGAAGGACTTTGGATCTACATCCATCCAATGTCCGATGTTGTCATCGACAAACTACACAGTTTGgtcgatgaggatgaaggttCTACTACGTGTTCATGAAGTGTGGGACACAATCGAACCCGGTTCAGATGATCAAAAGAAGAACGATGTTGCGATAGCTCTTTTGTTTCAATCTGTTCCAGAGACTTTGATTCTCCAGGTGGGAGAACAAACCGCATCAAAAGAGATCTGGAACGCCATCAAGTCACGACACCTAGGAGCTGATCGTGTAAGGGA
The Brassica napus cultivar Da-Ae chromosome A1, Da-Ae, whole genome shotgun sequence DNA segment above includes these coding regions:
- the LOC106452783 gene encoding expansin-B3 produces the protein MQLSLAIILATLCIFLRLLNSSSAPVTTNSHASKSHWLPAVATWYGSANGDGSDGGACGYGTLVDVKPLHARVGAVNPILFKNGEGCGACYKVRCLDRSICSRRAVTVIITDECPGCSKTNTHFDLSGAAFGRLAISGESGPLRNRGLIPVIYRRTACKYRGKNIAFHVNEGSTDFWLSLLVEFEDGEGDIGSMHIRQAGASEWLEMKHVWGANWCIVGGPLKGPFSIKLTTLSAGKTLSATDVVPRNWAPKATYTSRLNFSPVL